The following proteins come from a genomic window of Candidatus Binataceae bacterium:
- a CDS encoding YezD family protein: protein MDKLSIEPDRKVDVQTIDPFLLERIAQAIGGLRFGSVEIVIQDGRVVQIERKEKFRLDVRKDGQVRVTA, encoded by the coding sequence TTGGATAAATTATCTATAGAACCAGACAGGAAAGTCGACGTACAGACCATCGATCCCTTCCTTTTGGAGCGCATCGCTCAGGCAATCGGAGGCCTCCGTTTTGGATCGGTCGAGATCGTCATCCAAGACGGCAGGGTCGTGCAGATCGAGCGCAAGGAAAAATTCCGGCTCGACGTGCGCAAAGACGGTCAAGTTCGCGTTACGGCGTAG